Genomic segment of Deltaproteobacteria bacterium:
ATCCTTCAAGAGATAGGCGGTCTTTAAGTCATCGGGCAGAAGCTCGATCGACTCCTGGACAAATTGTTGAAACTCCTTCTCGACAAATTTCTCATCCGGGAGCTTTGACCAGTCTGAGAAATTTTCCAGATGGATACCGCTTTCGTATTTTGGCAAGACCTCCTCCCACGAAACCGTCTTCTTCCCTTTATCGGGCCGAAGCCTCATCAACGACTCGTTCACGGTGACCCGATAGAGCCAGGTATATAATGAAGACGAGCCTTCAAACGTGTCGATCTTTTCCACCACCTTGAGTAACACCTCCTGAACAATCTCTTGGGCTTCTTCGGGGCGTTTCACGAACCGGAGTGAAAGCCTGTACAGTTTATCCGACCAGCGGGAGATCAATTCACGAAAGGCCCAATCGGCCTTCTCGCGGAGGCCCTGAATCAGTTCCTTCTCACTGAGATTAGATGCGGCGGCTGGCTGAAAATCTCGCGATTTTGGAAGAGTTTCCACAGGGGCTGCAAATCTAGCAAAATCTCAAGGAATGGGAAGACAAAACCCCTCTTGACTATGACCCAAAAAACAACGTAGTATTTGGGTCGTGTTCCAAAGATCAATCAACCTATCGAAATCGCACTCTTTTTTTTTGTTCGGACCAAGAGGAACCGGAAAATCGACCCTCTTAGATCGTTTTTTCGAGCCCGAAGAAAGTGTGGTGTTGAATTTGCTGGATTTTGAACTTGCCAACGAACTGGCAAGCTATCCCAATAATCTGCTGAACCGTCTCGCCCCCTACGCGGGTAAAAGGGCCTGGGTGGTGATTGATGAAGTCCAAAAGGCGCCCCCGTTGTTGGACCTGGTGCATAAGTTTATCAAAGAAAAACGGTTCAAATTTGCCCTGACCGGTTCAAGCGCCAGAAAACTGAAACGGGGCGCGGCGAATCTTTTGGCCGGAAGGGCCTTTATTTACCATTTGTTTCCACTGACGGTGACTGAGCTGCAAGCCCGATTTTCTCTTGATGAAGCGCTGAAGTTCGGAACACTTCCGGAGATTTTTAATTTCGAAAATGAATCGGATAAAGCGAGCTTCTTAAAGGCTTACTCCAAGACCTATCTCAAGGAAGAGATAATGACGGAACAAATTGTTCGCAATCTGCCGCCGTTTCGCCGTTTTCTGGACGTTGCGGCCCAAATGAATACCGGCGTTATCAGTTATTCCAATATCGCGCGGGATATTCATTCCGATCCGAAAACCGTGAGCGGGTATTACGATATATTAGAGGATACCCTGCTCGGAATCAGACTTCCCGCCTACCACACGTCCATCCGAAAACAGCAAAAAAAAGCTTCAAAATTTTATCTGTTTGACACGGGTGTTGCGCGAGCTTTGGCCGGACAGGTTGATTACGATTTGGTCCCACGGAGCTTTGAATACGGACAATTGTTTGAGGCATTTATTATCAATGAGATTCATCGTCGCCTCACCTACCAAGGCAAGCAATTTAAGCTGTCCTACTTGCGGGTCAAGGAAGACCTGGAGATCGATTTGATTATCGAACGTGGAAAATTGGCTCCAACATTGGTAGAAATCAAGTCCGCGAACAGGGTAGACGAACGTCACGCAAAGGGACTTCTGACACTGGGGAGTGATTTTAAATCACCCAAACAATATTTAATCTCGAATGATCCGGATCAAAAGCGTTTCTCAACTGTTTCAGCCTGTCCATGGGCTGAGGCGATCGATCGTATCGTAAGTGACGCGTAAGAAAGATTCTCCCGCCCGGAGAGACCTTTTCGTTCTCGGGTTCTTGCA
This window contains:
- a CDS encoding sigma-70 family RNA polymerase sigma factor, producing METLPKSRDFQPAAASNLSEKELIQGLREKADWAFRELISRWSDKLYRLSLRFVKRPEEAQEIVQEVLLKVVEKIDTFEGSSSLYTWLYRVTVNESLMRLRPDKGKKTVSWEEVLPKYESGIHLENFSDWSKLPDEKFVEKEFQQFVQESIELLPDDLKTAYLLKDVEQLPEEEVCKILELTKPAMKNRVHRARLFLRKRIEERYVH
- a CDS encoding ATP-binding protein, which codes for MFQRSINLSKSHSFFLFGPRGTGKSTLLDRFFEPEESVVLNLLDFELANELASYPNNLLNRLAPYAGKRAWVVIDEVQKAPPLLDLVHKFIKEKRFKFALTGSSARKLKRGAANLLAGRAFIYHLFPLTVTELQARFSLDEALKFGTLPEIFNFENESDKASFLKAYSKTYLKEEIMTEQIVRNLPPFRRFLDVAAQMNTGVISYSNIARDIHSDPKTVSGYYDILEDTLLGIRLPAYHTSIRKQQKKASKFYLFDTGVARALAGQVDYDLVPRSFEYGQLFEAFIINEIHRRLTYQGKQFKLSYLRVKEDLEIDLIIERGKLAPTLVEIKSANRVDERHAKGLLTLGSDFKSPKQYLISNDPDQKRFSTVSACPWAEAIDRIVSDA